Proteins found in one Pseudomonas marvdashtae genomic segment:
- a CDS encoding DUF6124 family protein — protein sequence MFKITPIPPEDDSRKLDEAADRALAFYLDPKPEKPSPPPGQLFTVAEGADMECLLANLSETLASVNVMASELAFDLEGSRRSFALAIQQMIELGELLANRALDIAAPR from the coding sequence ATGTTCAAGATCACCCCCATTCCCCCCGAAGACGATTCCAGGAAACTCGACGAAGCCGCCGACCGCGCCCTCGCCTTTTACCTCGATCCCAAACCTGAAAAACCCAGTCCACCGCCGGGCCAGCTATTCACCGTGGCAGAAGGCGCGGACATGGAATGCCTGTTGGCCAACCTCAGCGAAACCCTCGCCTCGGTCAACGTCATGGCCAGCGAATTGGCGTTTGATTTGGAAGGCTCGCGACGGAGTTTCGCGCTGGCGATCCAGCAGATGATCGAACTCGGCGAGCTACTGGCAAACCGCGCCCTGGACATCGCCGCGCCGCGCTGA
- a CDS encoding DUF6124 family protein: MFKITPNPPEDDSRKLNEAADRALAFYLDPKPETPNPPPGQLFTVAEGADMECLLANLSETLASVNVMASELAFDLEGSRRSFALAIQQMIELGELLANRALDIAAPR, translated from the coding sequence ATGTTCAAGATCACCCCCAATCCCCCCGAAGACGATTCCAGGAAACTCAACGAAGCCGCCGACCGCGCCCTCGCCTTTTACCTCGATCCCAAACCTGAAACACCCAATCCACCGCCGGGCCAGCTATTCACCGTGGCAGAAGGAGCGGACATGGAATGCCTGTTGGCCAACCTCAGCGAAACCCTCGCCTCGGTCAACGTCATGGCCAGCGAATTGGCCTTTGATCTGGAGGGCTCGCGACGGAGTTTCGCACTGGCGATCCAGCAGATGATCGAACTCGGTGAGCTATTGGCGAACCGCGCCCTGGACATCGCCGCGCCGCGCTGA
- a CDS encoding efflux transporter outer membrane subunit, translated as MKAHLTLLAASLLLAACATPASAPDSGIQPPQAWQSLDTPGSRADNQQWWTHFGSPQLDQLIEQARLGSFDLAAAMARVRQAQASAVIAGAPLLPAVTAGLNGNRQELLRGKGYSQLDVDRDNRTIDYYDANLSTSYELDFWGGKRAARDSAQSSLSASQFDRATVELTLLSGVANSYTQALSLREQQRIAELNLANAQNVLKLVQTRYDAGSATALELSQQKSLVATQQRRVPQVQQQAREALITLAALLGQPVQSLQLDDEPFDRLHWPAINAGVPSELLRRRPDIAAAEARLAAAQADITVARAAMLPSVTLGLSLATGADIADQLLRNNVYNLGAGLTAPIFNNGRLRAERDRASARQEELLETYRAAIVNGFADVEKALNSINGLDQQRQWQTEELHQAQTAFDIAQSRYQAGAEDLLTVLETQRTLYAAQDMNVQLRLARVQASVALYKALGGGWRVAPI; from the coding sequence ATGAAAGCGCACCTGACCCTTCTGGCCGCCAGCCTGTTGCTGGCGGCCTGCGCCACTCCTGCGTCGGCACCGGACAGCGGCATCCAGCCGCCCCAGGCCTGGCAGAGCCTCGACACCCCTGGCAGCCGAGCGGATAACCAACAATGGTGGACGCATTTCGGCAGTCCGCAACTCGATCAATTGATCGAACAGGCACGCTTGGGTAGCTTCGACTTGGCCGCGGCCATGGCCCGGGTGCGCCAGGCCCAGGCCAGCGCGGTGATCGCCGGCGCGCCGTTGCTGCCCGCGGTCACGGCCGGGCTCAACGGCAATCGCCAGGAATTGTTGCGCGGCAAAGGCTACAGCCAACTGGACGTCGACCGGGACAACCGCACCATCGATTACTACGACGCCAACCTCAGCACCAGCTATGAGCTGGATTTCTGGGGCGGCAAGCGGGCGGCCCGGGACAGCGCGCAGAGCTCGCTGTCGGCCAGCCAGTTCGACCGGGCGACGGTGGAGCTGACCTTGCTCAGCGGCGTCGCCAACAGTTACACCCAAGCCTTATCGCTGCGCGAACAACAGCGGATCGCCGAACTGAACCTGGCCAACGCACAAAACGTCTTGAAGCTGGTGCAAACCCGCTACGACGCCGGCAGCGCCACTGCCCTGGAGCTGTCCCAGCAAAAAAGCCTGGTGGCGACCCAACAACGCCGCGTGCCGCAAGTGCAACAACAAGCCCGCGAAGCGTTGATCACCCTCGCGGCGTTGCTGGGCCAACCGGTGCAGTCGCTCCAGCTCGACGATGAACCGTTCGACCGCTTGCACTGGCCCGCCATCAACGCCGGCGTGCCCAGCGAGCTGCTGCGCCGCCGCCCCGATATCGCCGCCGCCGAAGCACGCCTCGCCGCCGCTCAGGCTGATATCACCGTGGCCCGCGCCGCCATGCTGCCCTCGGTCACCCTGGGCCTGAGCTTGGCCACTGGCGCCGACATCGCCGATCAATTGCTGCGCAACAACGTCTACAACCTCGGCGCCGGCCTGACCGCACCGATCTTCAACAACGGCCGCCTGCGGGCCGAACGGGACAGGGCCAGCGCCCGGCAAGAAGAATTGCTGGAAACCTATCGCGCGGCGATCGTGAACGGCTTCGCCGACGTCGAAAAAGCCCTGAACAGCATCAACGGATTGGATCAGCAACGGCAATGGCAGACCGAAGAACTGCACCAGGCCCAGACCGCCTTCGACATTGCCCAAAGCCGCTACCAGGCCGGCGCCGAAGACCTGCTCACCGTGCTCGAAACCCAACGCACGTTGTACGCGGCACAGGACATGAACGTGCAACTGCGGTTGGCGCGGGTGCAGGCGAGCGTGGCGTTGTACAAGGCGTTGGGTGGGGGTTGGCGGGTGGCGCCGATCTAA
- a CDS encoding MacB family efflux pump subunit, with translation MDTPLIELRDIRKAYGGGDSPRVEVLRGIDLSIHAGEFLAIVGASGSGKSTLMNILGCLDRPTRGEYLFAGEDVAGLGSDELAWLRREAFGFVFQGYHLIPSGSAQENVEMPAIYAGTSAAERHARASALLERLGLASRTGNRPHQLSGGQQQRVSIARALMNGGHIILADEPTGALDSQSGIEVMALLDELASQGHVVILITHDRDVAARAKRIIEIRDGLIISDSATASPTAPQANPNALQAVDLRQRLSAGSEHNGAWKGELIDAVQAAWRVMWINRFRTALTLLGIVIGVASVVVMLAVGEGSKRQVMAQMGAFGSNIIYLNGTAPNPRATKGIISEHDIAALAALPEVQRIMPVNGNNANVRFGNLDHTSYVGGNDTNFPTIFNWPVAQGSYFSEADERSAAAVAVIGYKVRQKLLKDVVDPIGRYILIENVPFQVVGVLAEKGASSGDSDADNRIAVPYSAASVRLFGTRHPEYVVIAARDAGKVKEAEDAVSRTLLRLHDGKQDFELTNNAAMIQAEARTQGTLSLMLGAIAAISLLVGGIGVMNIMLMTVRERTREIGIRMATGARQRDILRQFLTEAVMLSVVGGLAGIGLALLVGGALLLGKIAVAFEWLAVFGAFGCALITGVVFGFMPARKAARLDPVAALTSE, from the coding sequence ATGGATACGCCCCTGATCGAACTGCGGGACATTCGCAAGGCCTACGGCGGCGGCGACAGCCCACGGGTGGAAGTCTTGCGTGGCATCGACTTGTCGATCCATGCGGGGGAGTTCCTGGCGATTGTCGGGGCGTCCGGCTCCGGTAAATCGACGCTGATGAATATCCTCGGCTGCCTCGACCGTCCCACCCGTGGCGAGTATCTTTTCGCCGGCGAAGACGTCGCCGGCCTGGGCAGCGACGAACTCGCCTGGCTGCGGCGCGAAGCGTTTGGCTTTGTGTTTCAGGGCTACCACCTGATCCCCTCCGGCAGCGCCCAGGAAAACGTCGAGATGCCGGCCATCTACGCCGGCACCTCGGCCGCCGAGCGCCACGCCCGGGCCAGCGCCCTGCTCGAACGCCTCGGCTTGGCAAGCCGCACCGGCAACCGTCCCCACCAGCTGTCCGGCGGGCAGCAACAGCGGGTATCGATTGCCCGGGCCTTGATGAACGGCGGGCACATCATCCTCGCCGACGAACCCACCGGCGCGCTCGACAGCCAGAGCGGGATCGAGGTCATGGCGCTACTCGACGAACTGGCGAGCCAGGGTCATGTGGTGATCCTGATCACCCACGATCGCGACGTGGCCGCGCGGGCCAAACGCATCATCGAAATCCGCGATGGGCTGATCATCAGCGACAGCGCCACCGCTTCGCCGACCGCCCCACAAGCCAATCCGAACGCGTTGCAAGCGGTGGACCTGCGCCAGCGCCTGAGCGCCGGCAGCGAGCACAACGGTGCCTGGAAAGGTGAGCTGATCGACGCGGTACAAGCGGCGTGGCGAGTGATGTGGATCAACCGCTTTCGCACCGCCCTGACCTTGCTCGGCATCGTCATCGGCGTGGCCTCGGTGGTGGTGATGCTGGCCGTGGGCGAAGGCAGCAAGCGCCAGGTCATGGCCCAGATGGGCGCCTTCGGCTCGAACATTATCTACCTCAACGGCACGGCACCCAATCCGCGCGCCACCAAGGGCATCATCAGCGAACACGACATTGCCGCCCTCGCCGCCCTGCCCGAAGTGCAGCGCATCATGCCGGTCAACGGCAACAACGCCAACGTGCGTTTCGGCAACCTCGACCACACCAGCTATGTGGGCGGCAACGACACCAACTTCCCGACCATTTTCAATTGGCCGGTGGCCCAGGGCAGTTACTTCAGCGAAGCCGACGAACGCAGCGCAGCAGCGGTAGCCGTGATCGGCTACAAGGTCCGGCAGAAGTTGCTCAAGGATGTCGTCGATCCCATCGGCCGCTACATCCTGATCGAAAACGTACCGTTCCAGGTCGTCGGCGTGCTGGCCGAAAAAGGCGCCAGCTCTGGCGACTCGGACGCCGACAATCGCATCGCGGTGCCCTATTCCGCCGCCAGCGTGCGCTTGTTCGGCACACGTCATCCGGAATACGTAGTGATCGCGGCGCGGGACGCCGGCAAGGTCAAGGAAGCCGAGGACGCCGTTTCCCGCACCCTGTTGCGCCTGCATGACGGCAAGCAGGATTTCGAGCTGACCAACAACGCCGCGATGATCCAGGCCGAGGCCCGCACCCAAGGCACGCTGTCGCTGATGCTCGGGGCCATTGCGGCGATTTCACTGCTGGTGGGCGGCATCGGCGTGATGAACATCATGCTCATGACGGTGCGCGAACGGACTCGGGAGATCGGCATCCGCATGGCCACCGGCGCCCGCCAGCGCGACATCCTGCGCCAGTTCCTGACTGAAGCGGTGATGCTCTCCGTGGTCGGTGGATTGGCCGGCATCGGCCTGGCCTTGCTGGTGGGCGGCGCATTGCTGCTGGGCAAGATCGCCGTGGCCTTCGAATGGCTGGCGGTGTTCGGCGCCTTCGGTTGCGCGCTGATCACTGGCGTCGTCTTCGGTTTCATGCCCGCCCGCAAGGCGGCTCGCCTCGACCCGGTCGCGGCCCTCACCAGTGAATGA
- a CDS encoding efflux RND transporter periplasmic adaptor subunit, producing MNRPRLTRPAWLLTFALLPAVAFAAWQAVAPNRAPMATVAVTRGDIENSVTALGTLQPRRYVDVGAQASGQIQKIHVEAGDEVHEGQLLVEIDPSTQKARLDAGRFSIENLKAQLQEQRAQHDLAQQKFRRQQQLKAGGATREEDVQTAQAEVRATQARIDMFQAQIRQAQASLRSDEAELGYTRIYAPMSGTVVAIGAREGQTLNAQQQTPLILRIARLSPMTVWAEVSEADIGHVKPGMTAYFTTLAGGSRRWSSTVRQVLPVPPRPLEASQGGGPTGGRSGSERVVLYTVLLDVDNADRALMTDMTAQVFFVAAQAKDVLTVPIAALQDAGQVRVLADNGDVQPRTVRTGVSDRLRTQIIEGLNEGDRVLIGPASGSGG from the coding sequence ATGAATCGTCCCCGCCTCACCCGACCCGCCTGGCTCCTGACCTTCGCCCTCTTGCCGGCCGTGGCTTTCGCTGCGTGGCAAGCGGTTGCGCCGAACCGTGCCCCCATGGCCACCGTCGCCGTCACCCGTGGCGATATCGAAAACAGCGTCACCGCCCTTGGCACCCTGCAACCAAGGCGTTACGTGGATGTGGGCGCTCAAGCGTCCGGGCAGATCCAGAAGATCCATGTCGAAGCCGGTGACGAGGTCCACGAAGGCCAGCTATTGGTAGAAATCGACCCGTCCACGCAAAAAGCCAGGCTCGACGCCGGGCGCTTTTCCATTGAGAACCTCAAGGCCCAGCTCCAGGAACAGCGCGCCCAACACGACCTGGCACAGCAGAAATTCCGTCGCCAGCAGCAACTCAAGGCCGGCGGCGCCACTCGCGAAGAAGATGTGCAGACCGCCCAGGCCGAAGTGCGGGCGACCCAGGCGCGCATCGACATGTTCCAGGCGCAGATCCGCCAGGCCCAGGCCAGCTTGCGCAGCGACGAGGCCGAGTTGGGCTACACGCGCATTTATGCGCCGATGAGCGGCACCGTCGTCGCCATCGGTGCCCGGGAAGGCCAGACCCTCAACGCCCAGCAGCAAACCCCGCTGATCCTGCGCATTGCGCGGCTGTCGCCGATGACGGTCTGGGCCGAAGTTTCGGAAGCCGACATCGGCCACGTCAAGCCGGGCATGACCGCCTACTTCACGACATTGGCCGGTGGCAGCCGGCGCTGGAGCAGCACCGTGCGGCAGGTCCTACCGGTGCCGCCACGCCCGCTGGAAGCCAGCCAGGGCGGCGGCCCTACCGGTGGCCGCAGCGGCAGCGAACGGGTGGTGCTCTACACCGTGTTGCTGGACGTCGACAACGCCGACCGCGCGCTGATGACCGACATGACCGCCCAGGTATTTTTCGTCGCCGCCCAAGCCAAGGACGTGCTGACCGTGCCCATCGCCGCCTTGCAGGACGCCGGTCAGGTACGGGTGCTGGCCGACAATGGCGACGTCCAGCCGCGCACTGTTCGCACCGGCGTCAGCGACCGCCTGCGCACGCAAATTATCGAGGGTCTGAACGAAGGCGACCGGGTGCTGATCGGACCGGCCAGCGGCAGCGGGGGCTGA
- a CDS encoding sigma-70 family RNA polymerase sigma factor, whose translation MLENYYRELVCFLNARLGNRQAAEDVVHDAYVRVLERASDTPIEQPRAFLYRTALNLVIDGHRRNTLRQVESLDVLDSEERFFTPSPHTSLDHGQRLGMLQRALAELPPLCRESFLLRKLEGLSHAQIAERLGISRALVEKHIVNAMKHCRVRVRQWDAP comes from the coding sequence ATGTTGGAAAACTACTATCGCGAACTGGTGTGTTTCCTGAACGCCAGGCTAGGCAACCGCCAGGCGGCCGAGGATGTGGTGCATGACGCCTACGTGCGGGTACTGGAGCGCGCCAGTGATACGCCCATTGAGCAACCCCGGGCGTTCCTTTATCGCACCGCATTGAACCTGGTGATCGACGGCCATCGGCGCAATACGCTGCGTCAGGTCGAATCGCTCGACGTATTGGACAGTGAGGAACGCTTCTTCACCCCATCGCCCCATACCAGCCTCGACCACGGCCAGCGCCTGGGCATGCTGCAACGGGCCCTGGCCGAGTTGCCACCGCTGTGTCGCGAGAGCTTCCTGCTGCGCAAGCTCGAAGGCTTGTCCCATGCGCAGATCGCCGAGCGCCTGGGCATTTCCCGGGCGTTGGTGGAGAAGCACATCGTCAACGCCATGAAGCATTGTCGGGTGCGCGTGCGGCAGTGGGACGCGCCTTGA
- a CDS encoding lysine N(6)-hydroxylase/L-ornithine N(5)-oxygenase family protein — translation MTQAIAAPNVHDLIGIGFGPSNLALAIALQERGQVQGELDVLFLDKQADYRWHGNTLVTQSELQISFLKDLVTLRNPTSPYSFVNYLKHHGRLVDFINLGTFYPCRMEYNDYLRWVAAQFAGQSRYGEEVLRIEPVLHNQQVEALRVISRSGQGEEFVRITRSVVVSAGGTPRIPEAFKGFKNDARVFHHSQYLERMATQPCVSGQPMSIAIIGGGQSAAEAFIDLNDSFPSVQVDMILRGSALKPADDSPFVNEVFSPEFTDLVFQQPHSERERLVNEYHNTNYSVVDIDLIERIYGIFYRQKVSGVARHAFRTLTTVDQATATDAGVELAVRNNATGELTVRRYDAVVLATGYERQMHRTLLEPLAPYLGDFEVDRNYKLITDERCKAAIYMQGFCQASHGLSDTLLSILPVRADEIAGSLYEHGNHRGQGHSVGDLKLAMA, via the coding sequence ATGACTCAGGCAATTGCTGCGCCCAACGTTCACGACTTGATCGGCATCGGCTTCGGCCCCTCGAACCTGGCGCTGGCCATTGCGCTCCAGGAGCGCGGCCAGGTCCAGGGCGAGCTGGATGTGCTGTTCCTCGACAAACAGGCCGACTATCGCTGGCATGGCAACACCCTGGTGACCCAGAGCGAGTTGCAGATCTCGTTCCTCAAGGACCTGGTGACCCTGCGCAATCCCACCAGCCCGTATTCGTTCGTCAATTACCTCAAGCACCATGGCCGCCTGGTTGATTTCATCAACCTTGGAACCTTCTACCCGTGCCGCATGGAGTACAACGATTACCTGCGTTGGGTCGCGGCGCAGTTTGCCGGGCAAAGCCGCTACGGCGAAGAAGTGCTGCGCATCGAACCGGTGCTGCACAACCAGCAAGTCGAAGCGCTGCGGGTGATTTCCCGTAGTGGCCAGGGTGAGGAATTCGTACGCATCACCCGTTCGGTGGTGGTCAGTGCCGGTGGCACGCCGCGTATTCCCGAAGCGTTCAAAGGCTTCAAGAATGACGCCCGGGTCTTCCACCATTCTCAATACCTGGAGCGCATGGCGACCCAACCCTGCGTGAGCGGCCAGCCAATGAGCATCGCCATTATCGGCGGCGGGCAAAGCGCGGCGGAGGCCTTTATCGACCTCAACGACAGCTTCCCGTCGGTGCAGGTCGACATGATCCTGCGCGGCTCGGCCCTCAAGCCGGCGGACGACAGCCCGTTCGTCAACGAAGTGTTCTCCCCGGAATTCACCGACCTGGTGTTCCAGCAACCCCATAGCGAGCGCGAGCGCTTGGTCAACGAGTACCACAACACCAATTATTCAGTGGTGGACATTGACCTGATCGAACGCATCTACGGGATTTTCTACCGGCAGAAGGTATCGGGCGTGGCGCGCCACGCCTTCCGCACCCTCACTACGGTGGATCAAGCCACCGCCACTGACGCCGGCGTGGAACTGGCGGTGCGCAACAATGCCACCGGTGAACTGACGGTGCGCCGCTATGACGCGGTGGTGCTCGCCACCGGTTACGAGCGGCAGATGCACCGTACGTTGCTCGAGCCGCTGGCGCCGTACCTGGGAGATTTCGAGGTGGATCGCAACTACAAGTTGATCACCGACGAGCGCTGCAAGGCCGCGATCTACATGCAGGGTTTCTGCCAGGCCAGCCATGGCCTGAGCGACACCTTGTTGTCGATCCTGCCGGTGCGCGCCGATGAAATCGCCGGCTCTCTCTATGAGCATGGCAACCATCGCGGGCAGGGGCATTCGGTGGGCGACTTGAAGCTGGCCATGGCGTAG
- a CDS encoding transporter substrate-binding domain-containing protein, whose protein sequence is MMLFLRTGLAAIWLGLACVAPQVGAEPESLRVLGRSTVSDYSVSLDEADRRWLRQKGRLLLGASAPDYPPFSITANDRDYEGLTADYAQLLGQLLHVEIQVRRYASRDASLQALRDGEIDLLGTANGFEASDPALVMSQAYADDLPTLVARVDDSEDVPTDLAGKRVAMLYHYLPPDQVEAFYPDATLQLFPSTLSAIGAVAFGQADVYLGDSISAHYLISKNYLNNVQLVDFSRMEVQPFAFAVSRDNGRLLRIVNAALQAIPVGERMGILRRWSAGGASVAGQPAVHFSVNEQRWLDAHPRIKVAVSEHFLPLTFFDEQGHLRGIGADVLARISLRTGLKFDIQRGDSVDALIGLITSGKADVLATAIPSSELEDELRFTRPYLTNPFVLVVPIKARDALTVDRMAGKRLALVRGNVLRDYLLEQFPGVQLVSAQNAADAMAMVAAGTADGAINSLISARYMISRQYRGSLQVTSTVGTVPARVALATNRDAPQLYSILDKALLSISPEEMDELTNRWRSEVVIDDSYWLRNRTTIVRGFAIAALLLLLTLGWVIYLRRLLEQLRVAKASADDANRAKTTFLAIMSHEIRTPMNAVIGMLELALKKADRGVMDRPALEVASSAAQGLLDLIGDILDIARIESGRLSLVPERANLRALTESVARMFEGLARQKQLRLQLDLDAASNHDVSIDPLRFKQIVSNVLSNAIKFTDQGCVRLGLRTEPTRDGKRLDIHLRVEDTGAGISAQDQRRLFSPFTQVGDNTEAARGGSGLGLVISRTLCEMMGGSLRLSSVPGQGTQVEILLELPLLEAVTQAPAVQDETLAPAQVLNVLVVDDYPANRLLLSQQMNYLGHVAHEAEDGAEGLRVWRAGHFDVVITDCNMPLMSGYELARAIRNEERVQGLSPTKILGFTANAQPEERDRCLAAGMDDCLFKPISLKQLDACLVLITAGSAVEPAAAADDFDLTSLEQLTGGDRISLGKLLQELIDSNALDKARLQPLFSRHDLPGLSDLAHRIKGGARLIQAQRLIAACDALESACRAGAVSSLAEAVDLLRQAMERLAERLEIHMASARFVTGSQRGAIEPSGNQD, encoded by the coding sequence ATGATGCTGTTTCTGCGCACAGGCCTGGCGGCGATATGGCTGGGCTTAGCATGTGTGGCGCCACAGGTGGGTGCCGAACCCGAGTCGCTGCGCGTGCTCGGGCGTTCCACCGTGAGCGACTATTCCGTGTCCCTGGACGAGGCCGATCGGCGCTGGCTGCGGCAAAAGGGCCGGTTGCTGCTGGGTGCCTCGGCGCCGGATTATCCGCCGTTCAGTATCACCGCAAATGACCGGGATTATGAGGGATTGACGGCTGATTACGCCCAATTGCTGGGGCAGCTGCTGCATGTCGAGATCCAAGTGCGGCGCTACGCGTCACGGGACGCATCGCTCCAGGCGCTGCGCGACGGGGAGATCGATCTGCTCGGCACCGCCAACGGCTTCGAGGCCAGCGATCCCGCGCTAGTCATGTCCCAAGCCTACGCCGATGACCTGCCCACCCTGGTGGCCCGCGTCGACGACAGCGAGGATGTGCCCACGGACCTGGCGGGCAAGCGGGTAGCGATGCTTTATCACTACTTGCCACCGGACCAGGTCGAGGCGTTCTATCCCGACGCCACTTTGCAGTTGTTCCCCTCGACCTTGAGCGCCATTGGCGCCGTAGCGTTTGGCCAGGCCGATGTCTACCTGGGAGATTCGATCAGCGCCCATTACCTGATCAGCAAGAACTACCTGAACAACGTCCAGTTGGTGGATTTTTCTCGCATGGAAGTGCAACCCTTCGCCTTCGCGGTCAGTCGCGACAATGGGCGGCTGTTGCGCATCGTCAATGCCGCCCTGCAAGCCATTCCCGTTGGCGAGCGCATGGGTATCCTGCGGCGTTGGAGCGCCGGCGGGGCGAGCGTGGCGGGTCAGCCAGCGGTGCATTTCAGTGTCAATGAACAGCGTTGGCTCGACGCACATCCGCGGATCAAAGTGGCGGTCAGCGAACATTTCCTGCCGCTGACTTTTTTTGACGAGCAGGGCCATCTGCGCGGTATCGGTGCCGACGTGCTGGCCAGGATCAGCCTGCGTACCGGCCTGAAATTCGACATCCAGCGTGGCGACTCGGTGGACGCACTGATCGGCCTGATCACCAGCGGCAAAGCCGACGTGCTGGCGACCGCCATCCCCAGTTCCGAGCTCGAGGATGAGTTGCGTTTTACCCGACCGTACCTGACGAACCCGTTCGTGCTGGTGGTGCCCATCAAGGCCAGGGACGCGTTGACGGTGGATCGGATGGCTGGCAAGCGACTGGCGTTGGTGCGAGGCAACGTACTGCGTGACTACCTGCTGGAGCAGTTTCCCGGCGTGCAACTGGTATCGGCGCAAAACGCCGCCGACGCCATGGCCATGGTCGCTGCGGGCACGGCGGATGGCGCGATCAATTCGTTGATCAGCGCCCGCTATATGATTTCTCGCCAGTATCGCGGCTCGCTGCAAGTCACCAGCACCGTGGGCACGGTGCCCGCGCGCGTTGCCCTGGCAACGAACCGGGACGCGCCGCAACTGTATTCAATCCTGGACAAGGCGCTACTGAGCATTTCCCCCGAGGAAATGGATGAGCTGACCAACCGTTGGCGCAGTGAAGTGGTGATCGACGACAGCTACTGGCTGCGCAACCGCACCACCATCGTCCGAGGGTTTGCCATCGCCGCGCTGCTGTTGTTGTTGACGTTGGGCTGGGTCATCTACCTGCGGCGGCTGCTGGAGCAGTTGCGCGTGGCCAAGGCCAGCGCCGACGATGCCAACCGGGCCAAGACCACGTTCCTGGCGATCATGAGCCATGAAATCCGCACGCCGATGAACGCCGTGATCGGCATGCTGGAACTGGCGTTGAAAAAAGCCGATCGGGGCGTCATGGACCGGCCCGCCCTCGAAGTTGCGTCGAGTGCTGCCCAAGGCTTGTTGGATTTGATCGGCGACATCCTCGACATCGCTCGCATCGAATCGGGACGGCTGTCGCTGGTGCCCGAGCGGGCCAACCTGCGGGCCTTGACCGAGTCGGTAGCGAGAATGTTCGAAGGCCTGGCCCGGCAGAAACAGCTGCGTCTGCAACTGGACCTGGATGCGGCAAGCAATCATGACGTGTCGATTGACCCGCTGCGCTTCAAGCAGATTGTCTCGAACGTTCTGAGCAATGCCATCAAGTTCACCGACCAAGGCTGCGTGCGCCTGGGCTTGAGAACCGAACCGACGCGTGACGGCAAGCGTCTGGACATTCACCTGCGGGTCGAAGACACCGGCGCCGGAATATCCGCCCAGGACCAGCGACGGCTGTTCAGCCCGTTTACCCAAGTTGGCGACAATACCGAAGCTGCTCGCGGCGGTTCCGGGTTGGGGTTGGTCATCAGTCGCACCTTGTGCGAAATGATGGGAGGCAGCCTGCGGCTCAGTAGCGTGCCGGGGCAGGGCACGCAGGTCGAAATCCTGCTGGAGTTGCCGTTGCTCGAAGCCGTGACCCAAGCGCCAGCGGTCCAGGACGAGACGCTGGCGCCGGCCCAGGTGCTCAACGTCCTGGTGGTTGACGACTACCCGGCCAACCGCTTGTTGTTGTCCCAGCAGATGAATTACCTGGGCCACGTTGCGCATGAAGCTGAAGACGGCGCCGAGGGTTTGCGTGTGTGGCGCGCCGGGCACTTCGATGTGGTCATCACTGACTGCAACATGCCGCTGATGAGCGGCTACGAACTGGCGCGCGCCATTCGCAACGAAGAGCGGGTCCAAGGCTTGTCGCCAACGAAAATCCTCGGGTTCACGGCCAATGCCCAGCCCGAGGAAAGAGACCGTTGTCTTGCGGCGGGCATGGACGATTGCCTGTTCAAACCCATCAGCCTCAAGCAACTGGATGCCTGCCTGGTATTGATCACGGCCGGTTCCGCCGTGGAGCCGGCCGCCGCCGCTGACGACTTCGATTTGACCAGCCTGGAACAACTGACGGGCGGCGACAGGATTTCACTCGGCAAGTTGTTGCAGGAGCTGATCGATAGCAATGCGTTGGACAAGGCTCGGTTGCAGCCATTGTTTTCGCGTCACGACTTGCCCGGGTTGTCCGATCTGGCGCATCGGATCAAGGGCGGGGCACGGCTTATCCAGGCACAGCGGCTGATCGCGGCCTGCGATGCACTGGAAAGCGCCTGTCGGGCGGGCGCCGTTTCGTCACTCGCCGAAGCGGTAGACCTATTGCGCCAGGCGATGGAACGCCTGGCCGAACGGCTGGAAATTCATATGGCGAGCGCACGCTTCGTCACCGGGTCGCAACGAGGTGCGATTGAACCTTCAGGCAACCAGGACTGA
- a CDS encoding response regulator, with protein sequence MPNKALRIMIADPLHFHRMQLERLFNHLGYFRIAPVSDVHEFLTLVDYGCEPFDLVVVNAILAEGALDLPGFCLDNPQVRHGLIYNTQEAALGTLPASGRASLQMTTAQLPDAVSLRRLMKGVDPEASESAQPWGGTVRQGHGG encoded by the coding sequence ATGCCAAATAAAGCATTACGTATCATGATTGCCGACCCGTTGCATTTTCACCGAATGCAGTTGGAACGCCTGTTCAATCACCTGGGCTATTTCCGCATTGCGCCGGTGAGTGACGTGCATGAGTTCCTGACGTTGGTGGACTATGGCTGCGAGCCGTTCGACCTGGTTGTCGTCAACGCCATCTTGGCAGAGGGTGCGCTGGACCTGCCTGGGTTCTGTCTCGATAACCCGCAAGTCCGTCATGGCCTGATCTATAACACTCAGGAAGCTGCGCTGGGGACGTTGCCCGCCAGTGGACGAGCCAGTTTGCAAATGACTACCGCCCAGTTACCCGATGCTGTTTCGCTGCGGCGCCTGATGAAGGGCGTCGATCCCGAGGCCAGCGAGTCGGCCCAACCCTGGGGAGGCACCGTCAGACAAGGGCACGGCGGCTGA